The proteins below come from a single Zhouia spongiae genomic window:
- a CDS encoding YebC/PmpR family DNA-binding transcriptional regulator — MGRAFEFRKERKFKRWASMAKTFTRIGKDIAMAVKEAGPNPETNARLRAAIQNAKAANMPKDNVERAIKRASDKDTANYKEVLFEGYAPHGIAVIIETATDNNNRTVANVRSYFNKCNGTLGTSGSVEFMFDHKCHFKIAKEGIDLEELELDMIDYGVEEIFAEDDGIMIYGPFESFGSIQKELEARNLEILSSGFERIPQVTKELALDETKEVEKLIGLLEEDDDVQNVYHSMSSSSDEE; from the coding sequence ATGGGAAGAGCTTTCGAGTTTAGGAAAGAGAGAAAATTTAAACGTTGGGCCAGTATGGCCAAAACCTTTACCCGGATCGGGAAAGATATTGCCATGGCGGTTAAAGAAGCAGGACCAAACCCTGAAACCAATGCCCGCTTAAGAGCTGCAATTCAGAATGCCAAGGCTGCCAACATGCCGAAAGACAATGTTGAAAGGGCTATAAAAAGGGCTTCTGACAAAGATACTGCTAATTATAAAGAAGTACTCTTTGAAGGATACGCACCGCATGGTATAGCCGTAATTATAGAAACTGCCACCGATAACAATAACCGAACCGTAGCCAATGTAAGAAGCTATTTTAATAAATGTAATGGCACTTTGGGGACTTCAGGTTCTGTAGAGTTTATGTTCGATCATAAATGTCATTTTAAAATTGCCAAAGAAGGGATTGATCTGGAAGAGTTAGAACTCGACATGATCGATTACGGTGTTGAAGAAATTTTTGCCGAAGACGATGGTATTATGATTTATGGCCCGTTCGAAAGTTTCGGTTCAATTCAAAAAGAACTGGAAGCCAGAAACCTTGAAATTCTTTCATCCGGGTTTGAGCGTATTCCTCAGGTTACTAAAGAGCTCGCTTTAGACGAAACCAAAGAAGTTGAAAAATTGATTGGATTGTTAGAAGAAGATGACGATGTACAAAACGTTTACCACTCGATGTCTTCATCATCAGACGAAGAATAA
- the thrC gene encoding threonine synthase: MNYYSLNNKAPKVSFKEAVIKGLAPDKGLYFPEKITPLPKEFIDTINQYSNEEIAYQAIKQFVGDEIPEKELKQIIKETLCFDFPIEKIEENLYSLELFHGPTMAFKDVGARFMARCLGYFNKENKNRDITVLVATSGDTGGAVASGFLGVDGVRVVILYPSGKVSDIQEKQLTTLRRNITALEVNGVFDDCQDMVKTAFLDEELISENLTSANSINIARWLPQMFYFFFAYKQLKKLNKELTFSVPSGNFGNICAGIMAYKLGLPVKHFVASTNINDTVPKYLESGKYEAKPSKQTISNAMDVGNPSNFIRIQNLFDNDLELLKSMFSSSSYTDNETKEAMRKIYKQSGYVADPHGAVGYLGLKKHLNGAQNNLGVFLETAHPVKFLDVVEETLHIKVPIPEQITAVMDQSKVSVAVDNYEDLKSYLLNR, translated from the coding sequence ATGAACTATTACAGTTTAAACAATAAAGCACCTAAAGTTTCATTTAAAGAAGCTGTTATTAAAGGGCTTGCTCCCGATAAAGGACTATACTTCCCTGAGAAAATAACTCCCCTGCCAAAAGAATTCATCGATACGATTAATCAATATTCTAATGAAGAAATAGCCTATCAGGCCATCAAACAATTTGTAGGTGATGAAATTCCGGAAAAAGAATTAAAACAGATCATAAAGGAGACTTTATGTTTTGACTTCCCTATCGAAAAGATAGAAGAGAACTTATATTCTTTAGAACTTTTTCATGGCCCTACAATGGCATTCAAAGATGTCGGCGCCCGTTTTATGGCTCGTTGCCTGGGCTACTTCAACAAAGAAAACAAAAACCGGGATATTACCGTCCTGGTAGCTACATCAGGAGATACCGGTGGCGCCGTTGCCAGCGGTTTTCTGGGAGTCGACGGCGTAAGGGTCGTGATTCTCTATCCGAGTGGAAAAGTAAGTGATATTCAGGAAAAGCAACTTACCACGCTTCGCCGGAATATTACCGCTTTGGAAGTAAATGGTGTATTTGATGACTGCCAGGATATGGTAAAAACGGCTTTTTTAGATGAAGAGCTGATAAGTGAAAACCTGACCTCGGCAAATTCTATAAACATAGCCAGATGGTTGCCACAGATGTTTTACTTTTTCTTTGCTTATAAACAACTGAAGAAACTCAATAAAGAACTTACTTTTTCAGTTCCGAGTGGAAACTTCGGAAATATCTGTGCCGGTATAATGGCCTATAAACTCGGTTTACCTGTTAAACACTTTGTAGCCTCCACTAATATTAACGATACGGTACCCAAATATTTAGAAAGTGGAAAGTATGAAGCCAAACCCTCTAAGCAAACTATTTCCAATGCTATGGATGTAGGAAACCCCAGTAATTTTATCCGGATCCAAAACCTGTTTGATAACGATTTAGAGCTATTGAAATCAATGTTTTCCTCATCCAGTTATACTGACAATGAAACTAAAGAGGCCATGCGTAAAATCTATAAACAATCTGGTTATGTTGCTGATCCCCACGGCGCCGTGGGGTACCTTGGGCTAAAAAAACACCTAAACGGAGCTCAAAATAATCTTGGGGTATTTTTAGAAACCGCCCACCCGGTCAAGTTTCTTGATGTCGTAGAAGAAACACTTCATATTAAAGTACCAATCCCCGAACAGATAACCGCAGTAATGGATCAGTCCAAGGTAAGTGTAGCTGTTGATAATTACGAAGATCTAAAATCGTATCTTTTAAATCGTTAA
- a CDS encoding 1-acyl-sn-glycerol-3-phosphate acyltransferase, producing the protein MKGLSKFIFYRLMGWKIAGEFPILKKYVIIVLPHTSWHDFYVGVLVRSISGLKMNFVAKKELFRPPFGWYFKAVGGAALDRTSGQNKVQGIAEIFEEREEFRLAIAPEGTRKKVDKLKTGFYYIAKEAKVPVVMTALDFANKQVKVSAPFYPTDDIEADFKTIKSFYKGVKGKIPENSFE; encoded by the coding sequence ATGAAAGGACTTTCAAAATTTATTTTCTATAGATTAATGGGATGGAAAATTGCCGGTGAATTTCCAATCTTAAAAAAGTATGTGATCATTGTACTACCACATACCAGCTGGCACGATTTTTATGTGGGGGTTTTGGTAAGGAGTATATCCGGATTGAAAATGAACTTTGTGGCAAAAAAAGAACTCTTTAGGCCACCTTTCGGCTGGTATTTTAAGGCAGTAGGAGGGGCGGCTCTCGACAGGACTTCCGGGCAGAACAAAGTTCAGGGAATTGCTGAAATATTCGAAGAGCGGGAAGAATTCAGATTGGCCATTGCACCGGAGGGTACCCGGAAAAAAGTAGATAAACTTAAAACCGGTTTTTATTATATAGCCAAAGAAGCGAAGGTGCCTGTTGTAATGACAGCCCTTGATTTTGCCAATAAACAGGTAAAGGTTTCCGCACCTTTTTATCCAACAGACGATATAGAGGCTGATTTTAAGACCATAAAAAGTTTTTATAAAGGGGTAAAAGGAAAGATTCCGGAAAATAGTTTTGAATAA
- a CDS encoding peroxiredoxin-like family protein, producing MKNEIFIKVIAFVAFAIYTHNLPAQNIQYDKFGMESIDVPTGLNVGDLAPDVMMLLADGQKVALKDLYSKQPVVLIFYRGYWCPVCNRYLAKFAKDAHKIEELGAKIIAVTPQDYDNIDKTAEKNETNFTIVSDRDETIMKVFDVDYRVTDNYQQKVLKGLNTSIAGTNASNEAVLPVPATYIIDQSGKIVYKQFDPDYRNRASVDEILAHLPK from the coding sequence ATGAAAAACGAAATATTCATAAAAGTTATTGCTTTTGTCGCATTCGCTATCTACACCCACAATTTGCCGGCACAAAACATACAATACGACAAATTCGGAATGGAATCCATCGACGTTCCCACAGGTCTGAACGTTGGAGATCTTGCTCCGGATGTTATGATGTTGTTAGCTGACGGACAAAAGGTCGCTTTAAAAGACCTCTATTCCAAACAACCGGTTGTTCTCATATTCTACCGCGGATACTGGTGTCCGGTATGCAACAGATATCTGGCCAAATTTGCGAAAGATGCACACAAAATTGAAGAACTGGGAGCTAAGATTATAGCTGTCACTCCACAGGATTATGATAATATCGATAAAACTGCTGAAAAGAACGAAACGAACTTTACCATTGTTTCTGATAGGGATGAAACCATTATGAAAGTCTTCGATGTAGACTACAGGGTAACGGACAACTACCAGCAAAAAGTATTAAAAGGATTAAATACATCCATTGCAGGAACAAATGCATCAAATGAGGCTGTGCTACCGGTACCTGCTACCTATATTATTGATCAATCAGGTAAAATAGTGTACAAGCAATTTGACCCGGATTACAGAAACCGAGCCTCTGTAGACGAAATACTTGCTCACTTACCAAAATAA
- a CDS encoding chloramphenicol acetyltransferase, whose amino-acid sequence MPEKLDIKNWSRKEHFMFYRSFDEPFFGLTFNVEVTEAYAHCKEAGVSFFIYYLYAALKAANQIGEFKHRILGDDVLVYDVVNASPTINRDNGTFGFSYMDFYEDFSVFCSKAQKEIERVRASVALVPSNDASNTIHFSAIPWVQFTSVSHARNYKFEDSIPKISFGKVFDEGNKKRMPVSVHVHHALMDGYHVGLFADYFQKALNNKFRIQD is encoded by the coding sequence ATGCCTGAAAAATTAGATATAAAGAACTGGAGTAGAAAGGAACATTTTATGTTTTACAGGTCTTTTGATGAGCCTTTTTTCGGATTGACATTCAATGTGGAGGTAACGGAAGCATATGCACATTGTAAGGAAGCCGGTGTTTCTTTTTTTATTTATTACCTCTACGCTGCACTGAAAGCGGCCAATCAAATTGGAGAATTTAAACATAGAATTCTGGGAGACGATGTTCTGGTTTATGATGTGGTTAATGCATCACCGACAATTAACCGTGATAACGGTACTTTTGGTTTTTCATATATGGATTTTTATGAAGACTTTTCAGTGTTTTGCAGTAAAGCTCAGAAAGAAATAGAACGAGTAAGGGCTTCAGTAGCTCTGGTGCCGTCAAACGATGCAAGTAACACCATTCATTTTTCAGCTATACCCTGGGTACAGTTTACTTCAGTTTCTCATGCAAGAAATTATAAATTTGAGGATTCTATCCCGAAGATATCTTTTGGGAAAGTATTTGACGAAGGTAATAAAAAGAGGATGCCTGTTTCGGTTCATGTACACCATGCTCTTATGGATGGTTATCATGTAGGTTTGTTTGCCGATTATTTTCAAAAGGCATTAAACAATAAATTCCGGATACAAGATTAA
- the gcvT gene encoding glycine cleavage system aminomethyltransferase GcvT: MKNTALTDVHMALGAKIVPFAGYNMPVQYEGVNIEHETVRNGVGVFDVSHMGEFLIEGENALDLIQKVTSNDASKLTIGRAQYSCLPNEDGGIVDDLIVYMMKENSYLLVVNASNIEKDWNWIAKHNESFGAKMTNLSDEYSLLAIQGPKAVEAMQSLTEVDLSAIKFYHFEVSSFAGKEDVIISATGYTGSGGFEIYCKNEDAKHVWDKVFEAGKDFGIKPIGLAARDTLRLEMGYCLYGNDIDDTTSPIEAGLGWITKFSKDFVNAAALKQQKEEGAKRKLIAFELTDRGIPRQGYEIVDTEGNVIGNVTSGTQSPSLGKGIGLGYVPSNLAQTDETIGIQIRKKVIPAKIVKLPFYKN; encoded by the coding sequence ATGAAAAATACAGCCTTAACCGATGTGCATATGGCTTTAGGAGCTAAAATAGTTCCTTTTGCCGGCTATAATATGCCTGTTCAATACGAAGGAGTTAATATCGAACATGAAACTGTAAGAAACGGAGTTGGTGTTTTCGATGTAAGTCATATGGGAGAGTTTCTAATTGAAGGCGAAAACGCTCTTGACCTGATTCAGAAAGTAACTTCCAACGATGCTTCAAAGTTAACCATCGGGCGTGCCCAGTATTCTTGTCTTCCAAATGAAGACGGTGGTATTGTAGACGACCTGATTGTTTATATGATGAAAGAGAACAGCTATCTTTTAGTTGTTAATGCTTCAAATATTGAAAAAGACTGGAACTGGATAGCAAAACATAATGAAAGTTTTGGTGCTAAAATGACAAACCTTTCTGATGAATATTCATTATTGGCCATCCAGGGACCTAAAGCAGTAGAGGCAATGCAATCGCTTACTGAGGTTGATCTTTCTGCAATTAAGTTTTATCATTTTGAAGTCAGTTCTTTTGCCGGAAAAGAGGATGTTATTATTTCTGCTACCGGTTATACAGGAAGTGGAGGCTTTGAAATTTATTGCAAAAATGAAGATGCAAAACACGTTTGGGACAAAGTTTTTGAGGCAGGAAAAGATTTTGGTATCAAACCTATAGGATTGGCCGCCCGTGATACACTTCGACTGGAAATGGGATATTGTCTTTACGGAAACGATATAGACGACACTACTTCTCCAATTGAAGCCGGACTGGGCTGGATTACCAAGTTCAGTAAAGATTTTGTAAACGCTGCTGCCTTAAAACAACAGAAAGAAGAAGGAGCTAAAAGAAAGCTTATTGCTTTCGAACTTACTGACAGAGGGATTCCTCGTCAGGGATATGAGATCGTCGATACTGAAGGCAATGTGATCGGTAATGTAACCAGTGGTACACAATCGCCATCCCTGGGAAAAGGAATTGGCCTGGGGTATGTTCCGAGTAATCTGGCTCAGACCGACGAAACCATCGGAATCCAAATCCGTAAAAAAGTAATCCCTGCAAAAATTGTAAAGCTTCCTTTTTACAAGAACTAA
- a CDS encoding HAD family hydrolase — MEIDKNKIKVVGFDADDTLWVNETYFRETEHKFARLLAGYETENKIDQELFKMEMKNLPLYGYGVKGFILSMIESAVDLSNGKVSAETISKIIDLGKEMIEKPVELLDGIEEVLQQLSAKYRLILLTKGDLLDQERKLDKSGLSEYFHHIEVLSDKKESNYRNLLEHLEIRHEEFLMIGNSLKSDVLPIVNIGGSAIHVPFHTTWAHEMVHKDDDNGGYKTVHNIREVINCL; from the coding sequence ATGGAAATAGATAAGAATAAAATTAAGGTTGTAGGCTTTGATGCAGATGATACCCTCTGGGTAAATGAGACTTATTTTAGAGAAACGGAACACAAATTTGCCAGGCTCCTGGCAGGTTATGAAACAGAAAATAAAATAGATCAGGAACTTTTTAAGATGGAAATGAAGAACCTTCCGCTCTATGGGTATGGAGTTAAGGGCTTTATACTCTCCATGATTGAAAGCGCTGTCGATCTGTCTAATGGGAAGGTTTCGGCAGAGACCATTTCAAAGATAATAGACCTGGGAAAGGAGATGATAGAAAAACCGGTAGAGTTGTTGGATGGTATTGAAGAGGTGCTACAGCAACTGAGTGCAAAATACCGATTGATCTTACTAACCAAAGGCGATCTGTTAGACCAGGAGCGTAAGCTCGATAAATCAGGGCTTTCTGAGTATTTTCACCATATTGAAGTACTCAGTGATAAGAAGGAATCAAATTACAGGAACCTTCTGGAACACCTCGAAATCAGACATGAAGAGTTTTTGATGATCGGAAACTCTTTAAAGTCGGATGTACTGCCTATCGTAAATATTGGAGGATCTGCCATTCACGTACCGTTTCATACTACCTGGGCCCACGAAATGGTTCATAAGGATGATGATAACGGGGGGTATAAAACCGTTCATAATATCAGAGAAGTAATTAACTGTTTATAA
- the thrA gene encoding bifunctional aspartate kinase/homoserine dehydrogenase I: MKVLKFGGTSVANAENIKRVKDIVQNSVKEQKIAVVVSALGGVTDLLLETALLASHQNEKYAELLQEIEKRHIDTIRELIPVSSQSKVLSAVKREFNVLETLLEGAFLIGETTPKLSDKIVSYGELLSSFIINEYFEAEKLNSVHKDSRTLIITNDNFGKGIVDFPTTNQLCETYFGTVSYDIVVVPGFVASSQGGNSTTLGRGGSDYTASIIAAATNAQKLEIWTDVSGMYTANPRLVKQAVAISEISYEEAMELSHFGAKVLYPPTIQPVLAKGIPMHIKNTFDPEAKGTLITKNSNGTKRAVRGISHIENIALLSLEGSGMVGIPGISKRLFEVLSTGEINVVLITQASSEHSICLGISQDDVRKAGYLINEAFAYEISLGKIKPSIVENNLAIVALVGDNMKSHQGLSGRMFSSLGMNNVNIRAIAQGASERNISAVIDLKDVKKALNTLHEKFFEDNIRQLNLFVMGVGNVGAKFLKQIEQQKKFLKEQMKLNVRVIALANSRKMVFDEGGISLKKWQELLDNGEKADIETFVNKVNELNLRNSIFVDNTATELVANTYGDYLKNSVSVVTCNKIASSSVYSNYVQLKYLSRKYNAPFLFETNVGAGLPIIDTLKNLIASGDKVTKIQAVLSGSLNFVFNNFNDQTHFDIVVKQAQEEGYTEPDPKIDLSGIDVMRKILILARESGHVMELEDIENESFLPQECLNTDTVDEFFESLVKNKDHFDAIYRAAASKGHRLKYVAQFENGNAKVGLQEIPEGHPFYNLEGKDNIVLFYTERYAEQPLLIKGAGAGADVTASGIFADIIRIGNF, translated from the coding sequence AAAGTACTTAAATTCGGGGGAACCTCTGTAGCTAATGCAGAAAACATTAAAAGAGTCAAAGATATTGTTCAAAACTCCGTCAAAGAACAGAAAATAGCAGTGGTTGTATCTGCCCTGGGCGGTGTTACAGATCTGCTTCTCGAAACAGCATTACTGGCATCACATCAAAACGAAAAATATGCCGAATTGCTCCAGGAAATTGAAAAAAGGCATATTGACACCATCAGGGAACTCATCCCTGTTTCTTCTCAAAGTAAAGTATTAAGCGCTGTCAAAAGGGAATTTAATGTCTTGGAAACTTTGCTGGAAGGCGCTTTCCTTATAGGCGAAACCACACCTAAACTATCCGATAAAATCGTAAGTTACGGAGAGTTACTCTCTTCCTTTATCATTAACGAATATTTTGAAGCTGAAAAACTCAACAGTGTACACAAAGATTCAAGAACTCTTATTATCACCAATGATAATTTCGGAAAAGGAATCGTAGACTTTCCAACCACCAACCAGCTATGCGAAACCTATTTTGGTACAGTTTCATATGATATTGTTGTTGTACCGGGGTTTGTTGCTTCATCACAAGGCGGGAATTCCACAACCCTTGGCCGTGGAGGATCTGATTATACTGCTTCCATAATTGCCGCTGCAACCAACGCTCAAAAGTTAGAGATATGGACCGATGTAAGCGGAATGTATACAGCAAATCCAAGGTTAGTAAAACAGGCCGTTGCCATCAGTGAAATTTCGTATGAGGAAGCCATGGAACTTTCTCATTTCGGTGCCAAAGTATTATACCCTCCAACCATCCAGCCGGTATTGGCTAAAGGAATCCCTATGCATATTAAAAACACTTTCGATCCGGAAGCCAAAGGAACCCTTATTACCAAAAATTCTAACGGTACAAAACGTGCCGTCAGAGGAATCAGTCACATCGAAAATATCGCATTACTTTCCCTGGAAGGTAGTGGTATGGTTGGCATTCCCGGCATATCAAAAAGATTATTTGAAGTACTTTCAACTGGAGAAATAAATGTGGTTTTGATTACTCAGGCATCATCAGAACACTCCATCTGCCTGGGTATTTCTCAAGACGATGTCCGTAAAGCCGGGTATCTTATAAACGAAGCCTTTGCTTACGAGATTTCCCTGGGAAAAATAAAACCGTCGATTGTAGAAAACAACCTGGCCATTGTAGCCCTGGTAGGTGACAACATGAAAAGTCACCAGGGTCTCAGCGGCAGAATGTTCAGTTCTTTAGGCATGAACAATGTAAACATCAGGGCCATTGCACAAGGAGCATCTGAAAGAAACATCTCTGCTGTGATAGATCTTAAAGACGTAAAGAAAGCATTGAACACCCTCCATGAAAAATTCTTCGAAGATAACATCAGGCAATTAAACTTATTTGTAATGGGAGTTGGTAACGTAGGTGCCAAGTTCTTAAAACAAATAGAGCAACAAAAAAAGTTCTTAAAAGAACAGATGAAACTGAATGTGCGCGTAATAGCCTTGGCAAACTCCAGAAAAATGGTATTCGATGAAGGAGGGATCAGTTTAAAAAAATGGCAGGAGCTGTTGGATAACGGAGAAAAAGCGGATATAGAAACTTTTGTAAACAAAGTAAACGAGTTAAACCTGCGCAACAGCATTTTCGTTGACAATACGGCTACAGAATTGGTCGCTAACACTTATGGTGATTACCTTAAAAACAGTGTGTCGGTAGTGACATGTAATAAAATTGCCAGTTCTTCGGTTTACAGTAATTATGTACAACTAAAATACCTGTCGAGAAAATACAACGCCCCATTTCTGTTTGAAACGAACGTCGGAGCCGGATTACCTATCATAGACACCCTCAAAAACCTGATTGCTTCGGGAGATAAAGTCACTAAAATTCAGGCGGTACTTTCAGGAAGCTTAAATTTTGTTTTTAATAACTTTAATGACCAAACCCATTTTGACATTGTTGTAAAGCAAGCACAGGAAGAAGGTTATACCGAACCTGATCCAAAAATAGATCTAAGCGGTATTGATGTGATGAGGAAAATATTGATCCTGGCAAGGGAAAGCGGCCATGTAATGGAATTAGAAGATATAGAAAATGAATCCTTTCTGCCTCAGGAATGTCTTAACACGGATACCGTTGATGAATTCTTCGAATCTTTAGTTAAGAACAAAGATCACTTTGACGCCATATACCGTGCTGCCGCTTCTAAAGGTCACAGATTAAAATATGTCGCACAGTTTGAAAATGGAAATGCTAAAGTTGGTTTACAGGAAATCCCTGAAGGTCACCCGTTCTATAACCTTGAAGGAAAAGACAATATTGTTTTATTCTACACGGAAAGATATGCCGAGCAACCTTTATTGATCAAAGGAGCCGGTGCAGGTGCCGATGTCACCGCCTCAGGGATATTTGCCGACATTATAAGAATAGGAAACTTCTAG
- a CDS encoding homoserine kinase, with translation MKEIKIFCPATIANVSCGFDVLGLCLDSIGDEMIVRTTKTPGIKISKITGQDLPLNPEKNVAGVAAIELLKNMEIEGGFEIEIHKKIKPGSGIGSSAASAAGVVFAINELLGRPFSKTELVSFAMQGEALASGAAHADNVAPALFGGFTLVRSYQPLDVVKIHTPSELYATVVHPQIEVKTADSRSVLKQNVPLKKAIIQWGNLAGLISGLYTEDYGLISRSLHDEIVEPLRSVLIPGFDEVKAACIKQGALGSGISGSGPSVFALSKGRQTAGKVAGVMSSIYDNYGVDYDVHISKINTVGIKVINQ, from the coding sequence ATGAAAGAAATAAAAATATTCTGTCCGGCCACCATAGCAAATGTTTCCTGCGGTTTCGATGTACTCGGACTTTGCCTGGATAGTATTGGCGACGAAATGATTGTCAGAACCACAAAAACTCCGGGGATAAAAATCTCTAAAATTACAGGTCAGGACCTTCCTTTAAACCCTGAAAAAAATGTAGCAGGAGTAGCCGCTATAGAACTGCTTAAAAACATGGAGATTGAAGGCGGTTTTGAAATTGAAATTCATAAAAAAATCAAGCCCGGAAGCGGTATCGGAAGTAGTGCAGCAAGTGCCGCGGGTGTAGTTTTTGCCATCAACGAACTGTTAGGACGCCCGTTCTCTAAAACAGAACTAGTATCCTTTGCTATGCAGGGAGAGGCCCTGGCCAGCGGTGCCGCCCATGCCGATAATGTAGCGCCGGCCCTTTTCGGAGGCTTTACCCTTGTGAGAAGCTATCAGCCCTTGGATGTCGTAAAGATCCACACCCCCTCTGAACTATATGCTACTGTGGTACATCCGCAGATTGAAGTAAAAACAGCAGACTCCCGCTCCGTATTAAAACAAAATGTCCCGCTGAAAAAAGCCATTATTCAATGGGGAAATCTGGCAGGGTTGATCAGCGGTTTATATACTGAAGACTACGGACTTATTTCACGCTCCCTACACGATGAAATAGTTGAGCCACTAAGAAGCGTACTCATCCCCGGTTTTGACGAAGTAAAAGCCGCATGCATTAAACAGGGGGCGTTAGGCAGCGGTATTTCCGGATCCGGCCCTTCTGTTTTTGCCCTGAGTAAAGGCAGGCAGACTGCCGGCAAGGTTGCCGGGGTCATGAGTTCCATATACGACAATTATGGCGTAGACTACGACGTTCATATTTCAAAAATAAATACCGTAGGTATTAAAGTAATTAACCAATAA
- a CDS encoding sugar nucleotide-binding protein — protein sequence MKEKKKKSIRILILGASGFLGQALYKELCHYYDTYGTYHTGRIYSDNRHYFHFDMETDDIYDVLEQVQPQIIISSLRGDFQSQVETHEDLSDYVRLSKCKLIFFSSANVFDAFSNYPSYEHDKTLSLSKYGRLKIKIENLLMRLPEQRYIIARLPMVFGSTSPRVKELKAHIEQKAPYEVFPDLVMNVASIDHITRQIHYMINRKRKGIFHMGSYDLVHHDEFVKEMVEKHGYGSVTYKNVYTSNFDRYLAVLPKDNKLPKHLQYSYVDVIDEYSSI from the coding sequence ATGAAAGAAAAGAAAAAAAAGTCGATACGAATATTGATATTAGGAGCCAGTGGTTTTCTGGGACAAGCTCTTTATAAAGAACTTTGTCACTATTACGACACCTATGGCACCTACCATACCGGTCGGATTTATTCGGATAATCGACATTATTTTCATTTCGATATGGAGACAGATGATATTTATGATGTTCTGGAGCAGGTTCAGCCACAGATCATAATCTCATCCCTCAGAGGCGATTTTCAATCCCAGGTTGAAACCCATGAAGATTTATCAGACTATGTAAGACTTTCAAAATGTAAACTAATATTTTTCTCATCTGCGAATGTTTTCGATGCCTTTAGCAACTACCCTTCTTATGAACACGACAAAACACTATCGTTGAGTAAATATGGTCGTTTAAAAATCAAAATTGAAAACTTACTTATGCGCTTACCTGAACAGCGATATATCATTGCCAGGCTACCAATGGTATTCGGAAGTACATCTCCCAGAGTAAAAGAATTAAAGGCTCATATTGAGCAAAAAGCACCATACGAAGTATTCCCCGACCTGGTGATGAATGTAGCTTCGATTGATCATATTACCCGGCAAATTCACTATATGATCAACCGAAAGAGAAAAGGGATTTTTCACATGGGGAGTTATGATCTGGTACACCATGACGAATTTGTAAAAGAAATGGTTGAAAAACATGGTTATGGCTCCGTTACATACAAAAACGTTTACACCTCTAACTTCGATCGCTATCTTGCCGTACTCCCTAAAGACAATAAATTACCTAAACACCTGCAGTACTCATATGTAGATGTGATCGATGAATATTCATCGATCTAA
- a CDS encoding 4a-hydroxytetrahydrobiopterin dehydratase — translation MTVLSEDFIKIKLQDLEYWDYIDGALETSLDFKSFRDAFAMMTRIAFEAEVKNHHPDWSNVYNNLSIRLFTHEAGGVTEKDIEMATTIENIINGS, via the coding sequence ATGACTGTATTATCAGAAGACTTTATTAAGATCAAACTTCAAGATCTGGAATACTGGGATTATATAGACGGCGCTTTGGAAACCTCATTGGACTTTAAAAGTTTCAGGGATGCTTTTGCCATGATGACACGAATTGCCTTCGAAGCTGAAGTTAAGAATCACCATCCGGATTGGAGCAACGTATATAATAATCTTTCTATTCGTTTATTTACCCATGAAGCCGGCGGCGTTACAGAAAAAGATATAGAAATGGCTACCACCATTGAAAATATCATTAATGGGAGTTAG